In one window of Cytophagaceae bacterium ABcell3 DNA:
- a CDS encoding DUF2480 family protein, producing the protein MEGIVNRVEQSGIITLDLGEFYHPGERVVYDIKDNLFQELILREKDFRQFIKTNDWEVYKGKNVAIICSVDAIVPAWAYMLLASKLNQFAHKVVFGGLDHLEQALFHEQLLKINTNEFVDKRVVVKGCGDLPVPVFAYVEVTNLLTPVVKSLMFGEPCSTVPVYKKPKN; encoded by the coding sequence ATGGAAGGAATAGTTAACCGTGTTGAACAAAGTGGAATTATAACACTTGATCTTGGCGAATTTTATCATCCTGGGGAAAGGGTTGTATATGATATTAAGGATAATTTGTTTCAGGAGTTAATTCTCCGTGAGAAGGATTTTCGACAGTTTATTAAAACCAATGACTGGGAGGTTTATAAAGGAAAAAATGTTGCCATTATTTGCAGTGTCGACGCCATAGTGCCGGCTTGGGCCTATATGTTATTGGCTTCAAAGCTCAATCAATTCGCTCATAAAGTAGTTTTCGGGGGGCTTGATCATTTGGAACAAGCTTTGTTTCATGAACAGCTTTTGAAAATTAATACTAATGAGTTTGTAGATAAGCGTGTAGTGGTGAAAGGTTGTGGTGATTTGCCTGTTCCGGTGTTTGCTTATGTGGAAGTCACTAATTTATTAACCCCTGTGGTCAAAAGTCTTATGTTTGGTGAGCCATGCAGTACTGTTCCTGTTTATAAAAAGCCTAAAAACTGA